GCAGGGCGTGCAGGCTCCCGACCGACCGTCCACCGGTCTCGGCCCGCGCGGCGACCAGCCAGCGGAGCCCTCGCCGGGTCAGCTCCTCGACCAGGTTGCCGGTGAACCGGTCGACCCGGATGCGCTGCACCCGCGGGCCGTGCAGCAGGCAGGCGGTGGTCGGGTCGGCGGGGGACAGCGGCCAGCCGACCGCCCACTCGGCGGCGCCGGTCGCCGCGATCACCCGGCCGCCGGCCGGGGTGAACTCCACGAACGCCATGCCCGCCGCGCCCAGCGCGGGCTGGGCCACCTCGAGCAACTGGGTGAGCACAGGTAACCCGGTGTAGCCCGAGTTCATCCTTTCGACGACGGCGTTGTGGCCGGCGATGAGAGCGGCGTAGTCGGGTCGCTCCGGCATCCCCAGAGTGTGTCCTTTCACTCGGATTCTGGACACCCCGGACCTGGTACGACGCGCGGTTCAGCCACGCCGCGCCAGGGCCAGGGCGGGTCGGTCGGTGATGATGCCGTCCACCCCGGCGTTGAGGACCAGGTCGAGGTCGTCCGGTTCGTTGACCGTCCAGACGTAGACCTGGTTGCCGGCGGAGCGCAACGCGGGGACCAGCTGCGGTCGGGCCCGGACCAGCGCGATGCCGGGCCCGGCGACCCGGGCGCCGAACGGCAGCCGGCCCGCGCGCAGCCACGCCGGCAGGCTGTCCAGCAGCAGGACGGTCGGCAGCGCCGGGGCGAGTTCCCGGGTACGCCGCACCGCCAGCGGCGAGAACGACATCACGGTGATCCGTACCGGGTCGTCCGGGCCGGGCTCGGCGAGGCCGTACCGGCGCAGCAGCTCGACCAGCCGCCGTTCCACGTCCCCGCCGTACCGGGTGGGGTGCTTGGTCTCCACCAGCAACCGCACCGGTCGGCCGGCCGCGAGCACCGCGTCGAGCAGCCGCTCCAGGGTGAGCAGCCGGGTGCGTGCCGGGTCGACCGGCTCGTCGGCGTCGAGCGGTCCGCAGCCCGGGTGCCAGGAGCCGAAGTCCAGCGCGTCCAGCTCGGCGAGGGTCCGGGTGCTGACCCGGCCGTGCCCGTTGCTGGTCCGGTCCAGCCGTGGGTCGTGCACGCAGACCAGGTGCCCGTCCCGGGTCAGCCGGACGTCGCACTCCAGCCCGTCGGCACCCTCCTCGATCGCCCGCAGGTACGCCGGGAGGGTGTGCTCGGGCAACACGGCTGAGGAACCCCGGTGGGCGAAGACCAGTGGTGCGCTCATCCCCGTCGGCCTAGACGACCTGACCCGGTGCCCCGCTGTCGGTGGTGACCGGACGGCCGGCGGCGGCCCACTGCTGCATCCCGCCCTCGACGTTGCGGACCCGGTCCCACCCGTTCTGCACCAGGTGCGCGACGACGTGCCCCGATCGACCGCCGGACCGGCAGATCACCGCGACGTCGACGTCGGTGGGCACCTCGGCGAGCCGGGCGGGTAGTTCCATCATCGGCAGGTGGTGCGCGCCGGGGGCATGCCCCGCCGCCCACTCGCCGTCCTCCCGCACGTCCAGCAGGTAGGTGGCGTCGGTGATCTCGTTCACGGTCACGGTGGGAATCTGGGGTCCGAACACGGGTAAAGGTTAGACCCCGATCGTTCCGCGTGGGTGCACCCCCGGGGCCCGGTGGCCGCGCGCCGCACGGGCGTCAGAGCCGGTTCACCCAGCGCGGGTTGGCGGCGGCCCACGGTGCCATCCGTGCGGCCCGGACGGCCGCGAAGAGCGCGTTGCCACCGTCGTCCAGGACGACGTACGACACCTGGCCGATGAGCTGCGGCGACGAGGGCACCCGGACGCCGACCAGCCCGTCGGCGGGGAGCGCGCGCAGCGCCAGGACCAGGTCCTCCAGGGGTACGCCGTTGGTGTCCACGGTCAGCGAGTCGCCCACCGCCCGGATGAGCGAGTCGAGCCGGAGCGGATCGCCCAGCAGGTTGGTCTGTCCAGCCCGGTCGAGCATTGCCCGGAGCAACTGCTGCTGGTGCCGCTGCCGGTCGTAGTCGCCGTCGGGCAGGTCGTAGCGCTGCCGGACGTAGTCCAACGCGGCGGCCCCGTCCATCTGCCGGCAGCCGGGAGCGAAGACGGTGCCGGTGTGCACCGACCGGACTTCGGTGTCGACGCACATCCGGACGCCGCCGAGCAGGTCGATCACCCGACGGAGTCCGGTGAAGTCGACCACGGCCGCACCGTCGAACTCGAGCCCGGTGAGCCGGTGCAGGGTGGCCGAGAGCAGCCGGGCGCCGCCGGCACCCCCGCCCCCGAGGTCGTACGCGGCGTTGATCTTGTCCTGGCCGCCGCGGTACCCGTTCGGCGCGGGCGGGATGGCGACCAGCAGGTCACGGGGGACGGAGACCAGGTACGCCTGACGGAGCCCGGCGGGCAGGTGCACGATCAGGATGGTGTCCGAGCGCTGGTCGGCGTCGTCCGCGCCACGGAACCGGTCGGAGCCGA
The nucleotide sequence above comes from Micromonospora pallida. Encoded proteins:
- a CDS encoding glycerophosphodiester phosphodiesterase, which produces MSAPLVFAHRGSSAVLPEHTLPAYLRAIEEGADGLECDVRLTRDGHLVCVHDPRLDRTSNGHGRVSTRTLAELDALDFGSWHPGCGPLDADEPVDPARTRLLTLERLLDAVLAAGRPVRLLVETKHPTRYGGDVERRLVELLRRYGLAEPGPDDPVRITVMSFSPLAVRRTRELAPALPTVLLLDSLPAWLRAGRLPFGARVAGPGIALVRARPQLVPALRSAGNQVYVWTVNEPDDLDLVLNAGVDGIITDRPALALARRG
- a CDS encoding LCP family protein, which produces MGTGAPHWARTLVGVGLALAVVAVAALIGVRALTERYDSSVARGQLLDDDARRDRTDPDGPLNYLLVGSDRFRGADDADQRSDTILIVHLPAGLRQAYLVSVPRDLLVAIPPAPNGYRGGQDKINAAYDLGGGGAGGARLLSATLHRLTGLEFDGAAVVDFTGLRRVIDLLGGVRMCVDTEVRSVHTGTVFAPGCRQMDGAAALDYVRQRYDLPDGDYDRQRHQQQLLRAMLDRAGQTNLLGDPLRLDSLIRAVGDSLTVDTNGVPLEDLVLALRALPADGLVGVRVPSSPQLIGQVSYVVLDDGGNALFAAVRAARMAPWAAANPRWVNRL
- a CDS encoding rhodanese-like domain-containing protein; translation: MFGPQIPTVTVNEITDATYLLDVREDGEWAAGHAPGAHHLPMMELPARLAEVPTDVDVAVICRSGGRSGHVVAHLVQNGWDRVRNVEGGMQQWAAAGRPVTTDSGAPGQVV